A stretch of Ranitomeya variabilis isolate aRanVar5 chromosome 3, aRanVar5.hap1, whole genome shotgun sequence DNA encodes these proteins:
- the LOC143817469 gene encoding uncharacterized protein LOC143817469 yields MSHPQRCPQVPAARSCQSLTGCFYQVVQTTGPLGTNVLNLLPILRPKDKPIPAAPPAPAPSAPVLNVPPAVLSSPAPPQHVLSHSSPVSVPLVQTPTLGNYIISAQGNTLHVENQFPVYQEATLFLDRGQLTLPSNSVPGKPPTFIMVNTKPANPIKPMPKLPSGHSLQIPSHAEVLSVPISSLPFSIQQKILPQARVSDVSKVPSVIYVSPVNTVKSAQSSQSNPSPDTKSPSQSRPPTGVSEALKGPMQWVVQEDQESASCVVPVKSSNDTASKILQKLTKTKMEDVNVTIPDRSKVMQIKDNALVMCNNKIFFLTKKGTEIINTGPKIPEPPQFATPEKHASAMKPMNELSNQVVQVVLAKNKSPSPGSEMSVQSNVVSTAKPKRKSSTPRAVRSDPSVLYMSEDSGSNVSRELWGAPPSAASSSPSAAYTLSRAVGGLPSSAGASFIAAGAPSHLASALSRAAGGSTCSAGTPSSVAGAPSRSASALSRSAGGSPCSAGAPSSAVGALYSVAGAPSSAVGVPYSVAGAPASAVGAPYSAVGAPYSAVGARYSAAGAPSSAVRAISSAAGAPSSAVGAPYSAAGAPSSAAGAPSSAVGAPFSAVRAPYSAAGAPSSAVGAPYSAAGAPSSAVGAPYSTAGAPTRVAGTPSSAASTFIINAANIWDTARKTDQPLPKSQKTEIATSPEPPEAQGTDERSWRLKFGLLKKEKIILKRIPLIRAAGTSGSNASPPGESGSSGPDPAETPQKQPKRKSSQSENDTKVQKRWESDDVNHSSPDPEVSDSPSSPVPEVTTPESHSTWSHQGAYDPSDFQVSPESAGHFSDILLPRPRFHIDSMYPDETTKDEKIQRLKEVLKEREDAVEALRRQNM; encoded by the exons ATGTCTCATCCCCAGCGGTGTCCGCAGGTGCCGGCGGCGCGCTCCTGTCAGAG TCTCACAGGCTGCTTCTATCAGGTCGTGCAGACCACCGGACCGCTGGGGACCAACGTCTTGAATCTCCTTCCCATACTAAGACCTAAGGATAAGCCGATTCCTGCAGCTCCCCCTGCCCCCGCTCCCAGTGCACCAGTCCTCAATGTACCTCCGGCGGTGCTATCCTCACCTGCACCACCGCAGCATGTCCTGTCACACTCCAGTCCTGTGAGCGTTCCCCTAGTACAGACGCCCACCTTGGGGAATTATATCATCTCGGCACAGGGTAACACCCTCCACGTTGAGAACCAGTTCCCGGTGTATCAGGAGGCGACTTTATTCCTGGATAGGGGACAGCTGACGCTTCCTTCAAATTCTGTACCTGGGAAACCTCCAACATTCATCATGGTGAACACCAAGCCGGCCAATCCCATAAAACCCATGCCGAAGTTACCCTCCGGGCATTCCCTCCAGATTCCCTCTCATGCCGAGGTTTTATCTGTTCCCATCTCTTCCCTGCCCTTCTCCATCCAGCAAAAGATCCTGCCCCAGGCGAGAGTCAGTGACGTCAGCAAGGTCCCCTCCGTCATCTACGTGTCACCAGTAAATACTGTCAAATCCGCCCAGAGCTCCCAGTCTAATCCCAGTCCTGATACCAAGTCGCCTTCGCAGTCCAGGCCTCCCACAGGAGTGAGTGAAGCTCTGAAGGGACCCATGCAATGGGTCGTCCAGGAGGACCAGGAATCGGCCTCCTGCGTCGTTCCCGTGAAATCCTCCAATGACACTGCGTCCAAAATCCTACAGAAGCTGACAAAAACCAAGATGGAGGATGTAAACGTGACCATCCCAGATCGATCCAAGGTCATGCAAATCAAGGACAATGCCCTCGTCATGTGCAACAATAAGATCTTTTTCTTGACCAAGAAAGGCACAGAGATCATCAACACCGGGCCGAAAATCCCAGAACCTCCGCAGTTCGCGACACCAGAGAAACACGCATCAGCGATGAAACCCATGAACGAGCTGTCCAATCAAGTGGTACAGGTGGTGCTCGCCAAAAATAAGTCGCCCTCACCGGGGTCTGAAATGTCGGTCCAGTCCAATGTTGTCAGCACTGCAAAACCCAAAAGAAAGAGTTCTACCCCTCGAGCAGTCAGGAGCGACCCCAGTGTCCTTTATATGTCTGAGGACAGCGGCAGCAACGTCTCCAGAGAGCTGTGGGGTGCCCCGCCCAGTGCTGCCAGCAGCTCGCCCAGTGCTGCCTACACCCTATCCAGAGCTGTCGGCGGACTACCTAGTTCGGCTGGCGCCTCTTTCATTGCGGCCGGTGCCCCATCCCATTTGGCTAGTGCCCTATCCAGAGCAGCCGGCGGCTCAACCTGTTCGGCCGGCACCCCCTCCAGTGTGGCCGGCGCCCCATCCCGTTCGGCAAGTGCCCTATCCAGATCTGCTGGTGGCTCACCCTGTTCGGCCGGCGCTCCTTCCAGTGCAGTCGGCGCCCTCTACAGTGTGGCCGGAGCCCCTTCCAGTGCAGTCGGAGTCCCCTACAGTGTGGCCGGAGCCCCTGCCAGTGCAGTCGGAGCCCCCTACAGTGCGGTTGGAGCCCCCTACAGTGCAGTCGGAGCCCGCTACAGTGCAGCCGGAGCCCCTTCCAGTGCAGTCCGTGCCATCTCCAGTGCGGCCGGTGCCCCTTCCAGTGCAGTCGGAGCCCCCTACAGTGCGGCCGGTGCCCCTTCCAGTGCGGCCGGAGCCCCTTCCAGCGCAGTCGGAGCCCCTTTCAGTGCAGTCAGAGCCCCCTACAGTGCGGCCGGAGCCCCTTCCAGTGCAGTCGGAGCCCCCTACAGTGCGGCCGGTGCCCCTTCCAGTGCAGTCGGAGCCCCCTACAGTACGGCCGGAGCCCCCACCCGTGTGGCCGGCACCCCATCTAGTGCTGCCAGCACCTTCATCATAAACGCTGCTAATATATGGGACACAGCCAGGAAAACTGACCAG CCGCTGCCCAAGTCCCAAAAGACAGAAATCGCCACTTCACCTGAGCCCCCTGAGGCACAGGGAACGGACGAGAGAAGCTGGAGGCTGAAATTTGGTTTATTGAAGAAGGAGAAGATTATTCTGAAGAGGATTCCCCTGATCCGGGCGGCTGGCACATCAGGCTCTAATGCGAGCCCCCCGGGGGAGTCGGGATCTTCGGGGCCG GATCCTGCAGAGACACCGCAGAAGCAACCGAAAAGAAAGTCGTCACAGTCCGAAAATGACACAAAGGTGCAGAAGAGATGGGAGAGCGACGACGTGAACCACAGCTCGCCGGACCCGGAGGTATCGGACAGCCCTTCATCCCCTGTACCCGAGGTGACCACACCCGAATCACACTCCACCTGGTCACACCAGGGCGCCTACGACCCGTCAGATTTCCAGGTCAGTCCGGAAAGTGCAGGACATTTCAGCGACATTTTGCTCCCAAGGCCAAGATTTCACATCGACTCCATGTATCCTGATGAGACGACCAAGGATGAGAAAATCCAGAGACTGAAGGAAGTGTTAAAGGAGCGCGAGGACGCGGTGGAGGCGCTGCGCCGACAGAACATGTGA